The following coding sequences are from one Candidatus Hydrogenedentota bacterium window:
- a CDS encoding VCBS repeat-containing protein, giving the protein MFTKAISILASVIAAQAMAEFPEFKEHVINAEAGTGLAITVADVNKDGKPDIVGVSADDVAWYENPTWERHLIAGTIRNSNVCIAAEDLDGDGIPEFALGADWQPNNTTSGGALFLLSHGEDVKQPWKVTTLVEEEPTLHRIQWADLDGDGKKELVVAPLKGTNSAGPDFMDVGVTLRVLYPGDSPLETPWRSRILNTNLHVLHNLWPWPSTEHAGQILLMVSMEGISRLVLGKHDYQIARVSGSNTVEGAGEIKSVISKSSGPSGTQVQLMATIEPWHGHQAVVYSPATEHGEFQRFLLDDQLKAGHALWFDDFDHDGESELLVGFREKAGPKELPGLNIYDLHIDAENKVTAEKYIIDDGGMATEDARAHDMNSDGWPDIVAFGRATHNIKYYENVGKP; this is encoded by the coding sequence ATGTTCACCAAGGCAATTTCCATTCTGGCGTCGGTTATTGCGGCACAGGCCATGGCCGAGTTTCCCGAGTTCAAGGAGCACGTCATCAACGCGGAGGCGGGCACGGGGCTCGCCATCACCGTGGCGGACGTGAACAAGGACGGCAAGCCTGATATTGTGGGGGTAAGTGCCGATGATGTGGCGTGGTACGAGAATCCCACCTGGGAGCGGCACCTCATCGCGGGCACGATTCGCAACTCGAATGTATGCATCGCCGCGGAAGATTTGGACGGCGATGGCATCCCGGAGTTCGCCCTGGGCGCGGACTGGCAGCCAAACAACACGACCTCGGGCGGCGCACTGTTTCTGTTAAGTCACGGAGAAGACGTGAAGCAGCCGTGGAAAGTGACGACGCTGGTGGAGGAAGAGCCGACCTTGCACCGGATTCAATGGGCGGATCTGGATGGGGATGGCAAGAAGGAGTTGGTCGTTGCGCCGCTCAAAGGCACGAATTCCGCGGGACCGGATTTCATGGATGTGGGGGTGACTTTGCGCGTATTGTATCCGGGAGACTCGCCGCTCGAGACGCCGTGGCGCTCTCGAATCTTGAATACCAATTTGCATGTGCTTCACAACCTGTGGCCTTGGCCCAGCACCGAGCACGCGGGACAGATACTGCTTATGGTTTCGATGGAAGGAATCTCACGTCTTGTCTTGGGGAAACATGACTACCAGATCGCGAGAGTTTCCGGATCCAATACGGTCGAAGGCGCGGGAGAAATCAAGTCAGTCATTTCGAAATCGAGCGGTCCCTCGGGTACGCAAGTTCAGCTCATGGCTACCATTGAACCGTGGCATGGTCACCAGGCCGTGGTATACAGCCCCGCCACGGAGCATGGCGAGTTTCAGCGATTTCTCCTCGATGATCAACTCAAAGCCGGGCACGCCCTATGGTTTGACGACTTCGACCACGATGGGGAGAGCGAACTTCTGGTCGGCTTTCGCGAGAAGGCCGGTCCGAAGGAATTACCCGGATTGAATATCTACGATCTCCACATCGATGCGGAGAACAAAGTCACCGCCGAGAAGTACATCATCGACGACGGCGGCATGGCCACGGAAGATGCCCGCGCTCACGACATGAACAGCGACGGCTGGCCGGACATTGTGGCCTTCGGCCGGGCGACGCACAACATAAAATACTATGAGAACGTTGGAAAACCGTAA